In Deinococcus maricopensis DSM 21211, one genomic interval encodes:
- a CDS encoding cyanophycinase, with translation MPTRKSGGPRGGTLIIIGGHEDKEGEKVILQEVAQRVGQGALVVATVASHEPEGYFEAYQKAFADLGVTRTSELYVNDRAETLDEQKLQQLADASGVFFSGGDQLRITSQIGDTPMERRIREIYAAGGVVCGTSAGASVMCETMLVQGRGGESHRVGGLRMAPGLGLIRNVIIDQHFAERGRMGRLLGAVAQNPRVLGIGIDEDTAIVVEGEQFKVVGSGAVYVVDGAGVTRSNVAEASQDDVLSIFDARLHVLNSGERFDLTERRPLAAAAIEESVALSEQASEAR, from the coding sequence ATGCCTACCCGGAAATCAGGCGGGCCGCGTGGCGGCACCCTCATCATCATCGGCGGTCACGAGGACAAGGAAGGCGAGAAGGTCATTCTGCAGGAGGTCGCGCAGCGCGTCGGCCAGGGCGCGCTCGTGGTCGCCACGGTCGCGTCGCACGAGCCCGAAGGGTACTTCGAGGCGTACCAGAAAGCGTTCGCGGACCTCGGGGTGACGCGCACGTCCGAGCTGTACGTGAACGACCGTGCCGAAACGCTCGATGAGCAGAAACTGCAGCAGCTGGCCGACGCGTCTGGCGTGTTCTTCAGCGGCGGCGACCAACTGCGCATCACCAGCCAGATCGGCGATACGCCCATGGAGCGGCGCATCCGCGAGATCTACGCGGCCGGCGGGGTGGTGTGCGGCACGTCCGCGGGCGCGTCGGTGATGTGTGAGACGATGCTGGTGCAGGGGCGCGGCGGCGAGTCGCACCGCGTGGGCGGGCTGCGCATGGCGCCCGGCCTGGGCCTGATCCGCAACGTCATCATCGATCAGCACTTCGCGGAGCGGGGGCGCATGGGGCGCCTGCTGGGCGCCGTCGCGCAGAACCCGCGCGTGCTCGGCATCGGCATTGACGAGGACACCGCCATCGTGGTGGAGGGCGAGCAGTTCAAGGTAGTGGGTAGCGGCGCGGTGTACGTCGTGGACGGCGCGGGCGTGACGCGCTCGAACGTCGCGGAGGCCAGCCAGGATGACGTGCTGTCCATTTTTGACGCGCGCCTGCACGTGCTGAACAGCGGGGAGCGTTTCGACCTGACCGAGCGGCGACCTCTCGCGGCGGCGGCCATTGAGGAGAGCGTGGCGCTCAGCGAGCAGGCGAGCGAAGCGCGGTAG
- the queF gene encoding preQ(1) synthase, with protein MTTTTDAPARGFDRRYDVQGLDAIDVAVLDTFPAIREDDTSHYPGEPIEIVISTDEFSPVCPWSGLPDFGKLEIRYVPRDTCVELKSLKYYLTSYRFVGIYHEHATRRVLADLVRLLDPHRMTITADYGVRGGINTICTAQYTAPAR; from the coding sequence ATGACCACCACCACAGACGCGCCCGCGCGCGGCTTCGACCGCCGCTACGACGTGCAGGGCCTCGACGCCATCGACGTCGCCGTGCTCGACACCTTCCCCGCCATCCGCGAGGACGACACCAGCCACTACCCCGGCGAACCCATCGAAATCGTCATCAGCACCGACGAATTCAGCCCCGTCTGCCCGTGGAGCGGCCTGCCCGACTTCGGGAAACTCGAGATCCGCTACGTCCCCCGCGACACCTGCGTCGAACTCAAAAGCCTGAAGTACTACCTCACCAGCTACCGCTTCGTCGGCATCTACCACGAGCACGCCACCCGCCGCGTCCTCGCGGACCTCGTGCGCCTCCTCGACCCCCACCGCATGACCATCACCGCGGACTACGGCGTGCGCGGCGGCATCAACACCATCTGCACCGCGCAGTACACCGCGCCCGCCCGCTGA
- a CDS encoding 6-pyruvoyl trahydropterin synthase family protein, translated as MPWQLSTEFTFDSAHTITGYDGPCGRLHGHTYRVRLQLQSDRLRPSAHVRRAIMVADFRTLKWAKKDVSQGGLDHAYLNDLPDLGDDTTAEVIAAYLHRETLRRLRDALEPGDDGADLQLRVTLWETPDSACEYWE; from the coding sequence ATGCCCTGGCAGCTCAGCACCGAGTTCACCTTCGACAGCGCGCACACCATCACCGGCTACGACGGCCCCTGCGGCCGCCTGCACGGCCACACGTACCGCGTGCGCCTGCAGCTCCAGAGTGACCGGCTGCGCCCCAGCGCGCACGTGCGCCGCGCCATCATGGTCGCCGACTTCCGCACCCTCAAGTGGGCCAAAAAGGACGTCAGCCAGGGCGGCCTGGACCACGCATACCTCAATGACCTCCCCGACCTCGGCGACGACACCACCGCCGAAGTGATCGCCGCGTACCTCCACCGGGAAACCCTGCGCCGCCTCCGCGACGCCCTTGAACCCGGCGACGACGGCGCGGACCTACAGCTGCGCGTGACCCTGTGGGAAACGCCGGACTCCGCCTGCGAGTACTGGGAATGA
- a CDS encoding 7-carboxy-7-deazaguanine synthase QueE, with protein sequence MKYPVYERFYTWQGEGVHLGRAAYFVRLYGCPQACPWCDSAGTWHRDYRPDGVTLMTAHEIAQAVAAESPDGAVVVITGGEPILFDLTALVDALHALGRRVHLETSGIAPLRGHLDWVTLSPKPFGTPPLPEVVQRAHEVKIIVHDPSDIDAGLATLDGLPDDAVIWLHPEWSRARERDPAVLNAITETVKASPRLRAGYQMHKLYRADDLDARSVKTLIPLGGNPTLGY encoded by the coding sequence ATGAAGTACCCCGTGTACGAGCGGTTCTACACCTGGCAGGGCGAAGGCGTCCACCTGGGCCGCGCCGCGTACTTCGTGCGACTGTACGGCTGCCCCCAGGCCTGCCCGTGGTGCGACAGCGCCGGCACCTGGCACCGGGACTACCGCCCGGACGGCGTGACGCTCATGACAGCCCACGAGATCGCCCAGGCGGTCGCCGCGGAAAGCCCCGACGGCGCGGTCGTCGTCATCACCGGCGGCGAACCGATCCTGTTTGACCTGACCGCCCTCGTGGACGCCCTCCACGCCCTCGGGCGGCGCGTGCACCTCGAAACGAGCGGCATCGCGCCCCTGCGCGGACACCTCGACTGGGTGACGCTCAGCCCCAAACCGTTCGGCACGCCACCCCTGCCTGAAGTCGTGCAGCGCGCGCACGAGGTGAAAATCATCGTGCACGACCCGAGCGACATCGACGCGGGCCTCGCCACGCTGGACGGCCTCCCGGACGACGCCGTCATCTGGCTGCATCCCGAATGGAGCCGCGCGCGCGAGCGCGACCCGGCAGTGCTGAACGCCATCACCGAAACGGTCAAGGCCAGCCCGCGCCTGCGCGCCGGCTACCAGATGCACAAGCTCTACCGCGCCGACGACCTCGACGCGCGCAGCGTCAAAACCCTCATCCCGCTCGGCGGGAACCCAACCCTGGGGTACTAA
- the queC gene encoding 7-cyano-7-deazaguanine synthase QueC, with product MHKAVVLLSGGLDSSTTLAIAQQDGYAVTALSFRYGQRHTVELERAAHIAAHFGADHRVIDINIGSFGGSALTDDRIDVPVDATPDGVIPPTYVPGRNTVFIAVALSLAEAIEAERLYLGITAVDYSGYPDCRPEYLDAYQRLADLATKAGLEGRGAKLVAPLLTLTKLDIVRAALDLGVPVNVTWSCYQGGTQPCGVCDSCRIRDRALIDAGRADLATPHAQAHLNHHA from the coding sequence ATGCACAAAGCCGTTGTCCTCCTGTCCGGCGGGCTCGACTCCAGCACCACCCTCGCCATCGCCCAGCAGGACGGGTACGCCGTCACGGCGCTCTCCTTCCGGTACGGCCAGCGGCACACGGTCGAACTGGAACGCGCCGCGCACATCGCCGCGCACTTCGGCGCGGACCACCGCGTCATCGACATCAACATCGGCAGTTTCGGCGGCAGCGCCCTCACCGACGATCGCATTGACGTCCCGGTGGACGCCACCCCAGACGGCGTCATCCCACCCACGTACGTTCCGGGCCGCAACACCGTCTTCATCGCGGTGGCGCTCAGCCTCGCCGAAGCCATCGAGGCGGAGCGCCTCTACCTCGGCATCACCGCCGTGGACTACAGCGGCTACCCCGACTGCCGCCCCGAGTACCTCGACGCCTACCAGCGCCTCGCGGACCTCGCCACCAAAGCGGGCCTGGAAGGGCGCGGGGCGAAACTCGTCGCGCCGCTCCTGACCCTCACGAAACTGGACATCGTGCGCGCCGCCCTCGACCTGGGCGTCCCCGTAAACGTCACGTGGAGCTGCTACCAGGGCGGCACGCAGCCGTGCGGCGTGTGCGACTCCTGCCGCATCCGCGACCGCGCCCTCATCGACGCGGGCCGCGCGGACCTCGCCACGCCCCACGCCCAGGCGCACCTGAACCACCACGCCTGA
- a CDS encoding DUF2243 domain-containing protein: MGQGGQQWRWGGVLLGVGLGGFFDGVVLHQVLQWHHVISETVVPDTLQNLKLNTLADGLFHVGTYVLTLLGLALLWAGLRGTHVAWSTAAFVGTLLFGFGLFNVVEGTVNHQLLGIHHVRPGPYRLAYDLGFLVWGAAMMVGGWRLMRRGAASV, from the coding sequence ATGGGGCAGGGAGGACAGCAGTGGCGCTGGGGTGGGGTGCTGCTCGGCGTGGGCCTGGGTGGGTTCTTCGACGGGGTCGTGCTGCATCAGGTGCTGCAGTGGCATCACGTGATCAGCGAGACGGTCGTGCCGGACACGTTGCAGAACCTGAAACTGAACACGCTCGCGGACGGCCTGTTCCACGTGGGCACGTACGTGTTGACGCTGCTGGGGCTGGCGTTGCTGTGGGCGGGCCTGCGCGGCACGCACGTGGCGTGGTCGACGGCGGCGTTCGTGGGGACGCTGCTGTTCGGGTTCGGGCTGTTCAACGTCGTGGAGGGCACCGTGAACCATCAATTGCTCGGCATTCACCACGTCCGGCCCGGCCCGTACCGGCTGGCGTACGACCTCGGGTTTCTGGTGTGGGGCGCCGCGATGATGGTGGGCGGCTGGCGGCTGATGCGTCGGGGTGCGGCGTCCGTCTGA
- a CDS encoding DUF4142 domain-containing protein, translated as MSRALSVLSISALLALGWTVHAQQGTPSTPDGTTTAPQPGGTPTGTGGSTSTGGSTMGPSNSPNTNRGTNAGMTEVSCVNAMNGTSGSATTSAQPGTSTAPGTAGGAAGTTTGGSSGSVTGGTGGPATGSTTAGGSTGGTNASGPGTTTGGTSGTAGGTGGTGTPGSTGGTGSTTSGTTSSASGTTGSAGGSTTGTARANTLANLNTNDVCFLDKAARSNLFEIRSSQLALQSSNANVKKIATQLISDHTRATTQLAQLVARFGARLPAQPSAAQQTMLKTLQGQKGATFDATYLAQQVAAHTEAINMFRQYSQQARDASIRQFAAQQLPALQAHLRQVQQAQSQLGKK; from the coding sequence ATGTCAAGAGCACTGTCGGTCCTGTCCATTTCCGCCCTGCTGGCCCTGGGGTGGACGGTCCACGCCCAGCAGGGCACGCCGTCCACGCCGGACGGAACGACCACGGCGCCCCAACCGGGCGGCACCCCCACGGGAACTGGCGGGTCCACCAGCACCGGTGGAAGCACCATGGGGCCCTCCAACAGCCCGAACACGAACCGCGGGACGAACGCTGGCATGACGGAAGTGTCCTGCGTCAATGCCATGAACGGCACCTCCGGCAGCGCGACCACGTCGGCGCAGCCCGGCACCAGCACCGCTCCTGGAACGGCCGGAGGCGCGGCGGGCACCACGACGGGCGGCAGCTCGGGCAGTGTGACCGGCGGCACTGGCGGTCCTGCGACGGGCAGCACCACGGCTGGAGGCTCGACCGGCGGGACCAACGCGAGTGGCCCGGGGACCACCACGGGCGGCACCTCCGGCACGGCAGGCGGCACGGGTGGCACAGGCACCCCTGGCAGCACCGGAGGGACCGGTAGCACCACGAGCGGCACCACCAGCAGCGCATCGGGCACGACCGGAAGCGCGGGCGGGAGCACGACTGGCACCGCGCGCGCGAACACCCTCGCCAACCTGAACACCAACGACGTGTGCTTCCTCGACAAAGCCGCGCGCAGCAACCTGTTCGAGATTCGCAGCTCACAGCTCGCGCTGCAATCCAGCAACGCGAACGTCAAGAAGATCGCCACCCAGCTCATCAGCGATCACACCCGCGCCACCACGCAACTCGCCCAGCTCGTCGCGCGGTTCGGTGCGCGCCTGCCCGCCCAGCCGAGCGCCGCCCAGCAGACGATGCTCAAGACCCTCCAGGGCCAGAAAGGCGCGACGTTCGACGCGACGTACCTCGCGCAACAGGTCGCTGCGCACACCGAAGCCATTAATATGTTCCGCCAGTACAGCCAGCAAGCGCGCGACGCGAGCATCCGGCAGTTCGCCGCGCAGCAACTCCCGGCCCTGCAGGCGCACCTGCGGCAGGTGCAGCAGGCGCAAAGCCAACTCGGCAAGAAGTAA
- a CDS encoding AfsR/SARP family transcriptional regulator, producing the protein MITARARGTLGSWAALPGANGTRDADRWHLYRAATRLHAGALTSAEHDTLATFIAALPPARLGGDRTLLTPLLAAFGAAPYPDGHTQVLTRRAHLHVTTLGRMGVTLDGAPVHLPFAKTGELLVYLALHGPFRRHQVVDALWDGSGEARHVGYFKVTARKLRAALQGPLPFNPLPFEQGEYRLAPELHVTVDADALRAAFDAYSGPFLPAAEGEWVEAERARLHEAALLAGLRLLEAVRADDPGGAVRVGERLVSLDPLHKGAHLALLGALEHAGDRAGLSGAYRTYARMLHAEYGTAPGADVQRRFGLSASA; encoded by the coding sequence GTGATCACGGCCAGGGCGCGCGGCACGCTGGGTAGCTGGGCAGCGCTGCCGGGCGCGAACGGCACCCGGGACGCGGACCGCTGGCACCTGTACCGCGCCGCCACGCGCCTGCACGCAGGCGCCCTCACGAGTGCCGAACATGACACCCTCGCCACCTTCATTGCGGCGTTGCCGCCCGCGCGCCTCGGTGGGGACCGCACGCTGCTCACGCCGCTGCTCGCCGCGTTCGGCGCCGCGCCCTACCCGGACGGGCACACGCAGGTCCTCACGCGCCGCGCGCACCTGCACGTCACCACCCTCGGGCGAATGGGCGTCACGCTGGACGGCGCGCCCGTGCACCTGCCGTTCGCGAAAACCGGGGAGCTGCTCGTATACCTGGCGCTGCACGGCCCGTTCCGCCGGCATCAGGTGGTGGACGCCCTGTGGGACGGGTCAGGGGAGGCGCGGCACGTCGGGTACTTCAAGGTCACGGCCCGCAAGCTCCGCGCGGCCCTGCAGGGCCCCCTGCCGTTCAACCCGCTGCCGTTCGAGCAGGGCGAGTACCGCCTCGCGCCGGAACTGCACGTCACCGTGGACGCGGACGCCCTCCGCGCCGCCTTTGACGCGTACAGTGGGCCGTTCCTGCCGGCCGCTGAGGGCGAGTGGGTGGAGGCCGAACGCGCCCGCCTGCACGAGGCGGCGCTGCTGGCGGGCCTGCGGTTGCTGGAGGCCGTGCGGGCGGACGACCCGGGCGGGGCCGTGCGCGTCGGCGAGCGCCTCGTCAGTCTGGATCCGCTGCATAAAGGCGCGCACCTCGCGCTGCTGGGGGCGCTTGAACACGCCGGGGACCGCGCGGGCCTGAGCGGCGCGTACCGCACGTACGCCCGCATGCTGCACGCGGAGTACGGCACGGCGCCCGGCGCGGACGTGCAGCGCCGCTTCGGGCTGAGCGCGTCCGCATAG
- a CDS encoding helix-turn-helix domain-containing protein produces the protein MTAALQLPAPLLPAPSAASTLRLKFLGGERAVLDGAPVKLRRRFCEILVILATHPSGMSGGQLCSALYGDWVETQNQAVEVHRLSKLVAIQRKPYRVVPGVSADLLDVSALLAEGRVLEAVQLYRGSCCRTRTRRS, from the coding sequence GTGACGGCCGCGCTGCAGTTGCCGGCGCCGCTGCTGCCCGCGCCGAGCGCGGCGAGCACGCTCCGGCTGAAGTTCCTTGGCGGGGAGCGGGCCGTGCTGGACGGCGCGCCCGTGAAGCTCCGCCGGCGGTTCTGCGAGATTCTGGTGATTCTGGCGACGCACCCGAGCGGCATGAGCGGCGGGCAGCTGTGCAGCGCGCTGTACGGCGACTGGGTGGAAACGCAGAACCAGGCGGTGGAGGTGCACCGCCTCTCGAAGCTGGTGGCCATTCAGCGCAAGCCGTACCGGGTCGTGCCGGGCGTGAGCGCGGACCTCCTGGATGTGAGCGCGCTGCTCGCGGAGGGTCGGGTGCTGGAGGCCGTGCAGCTGTACCGGGGGAGCTGCTGCCGCACGCGGACGCGCCGGTCGTGA
- a CDS encoding biliverdin-producing heme oxygenase, with protein sequence MILPVLKARTQAQHDRVEALIPLMADPLPPGQYAWTLARLYGLYVPLDAALLRVRLPDSFEYGARRKLDALHADLTALGVPPGTLPLAPAPAWSSTAHALGALYVLEGATLGGQLISRHLGRQLGLSAARGAAFFASYGPDLGRMWRAFGAALEAHVAAHGGHEDVVRGAEQTFGAFEAWLSAPPRALERPA encoded by the coding sequence ATGATTCTGCCTGTCCTGAAGGCGCGCACGCAGGCTCAGCATGACCGCGTGGAAGCCTTGATACCGCTGATGGCCGACCCCCTCCCCCCCGGGCAGTACGCGTGGACGCTCGCCCGCCTGTACGGTCTGTATGTGCCGCTTGACGCGGCCCTGCTGCGCGTCCGCCTGCCGGACAGCTTCGAGTACGGCGCGCGCCGCAAGCTGGACGCCCTGCACGCGGACCTCACGGCGCTTGGCGTGCCGCCCGGGACGCTGCCGCTCGCGCCCGCTCCGGCGTGGTCATCCACGGCGCACGCGCTGGGCGCCCTGTACGTGCTGGAGGGCGCGACGCTCGGCGGGCAGCTGATCTCGCGGCACCTGGGGCGGCAGTTGGGGCTGAGCGCGGCGCGCGGCGCGGCGTTCTTCGCCAGTTACGGTCCGGACCTCGGGCGGATGTGGCGCGCGTTCGGCGCGGCGCTGGAAGCGCACGTGGCCGCCCACGGTGGTCACGAGGACGTCGTGCGCGGCGCCGAGCAGACGTTTGGCGCGTTCGAGGCGTGGCTGAGCGCCCCGCCGCGCGCCCTGGAGCGGCCCGCATGA
- a CDS encoding ATP-binding protein, with translation MTGGDDFLTPAHLGGPPVDTDNCAREPIHIPGAVQPHGALLVLRADDERAVQVSANSEAFVGVAPDALLGQHLADLVGDQGAAALRAAFAQAGPSAMTLTFRNGRTYDVTARRDGELLLMELEPPDVRAGTPALYHAIRDALGALEHAPDLHALLDVAAQRVRALTGLDRVMIYRFAADDSGEVVAEARAPHLHAFLGHRFPESDIPRQARALYVQHLLRFTADAGGGQVPLVPALNPVTNAPLQMGALVLRATSPVHLQYLRNMGVIASMSVSIVQDGRLWGLIACHHGAAHVVPQATRDACEFLGRVLSLQITAKRDAAVNARRAALGAQHARLVTAVTGTLTPLDALTRADLNLPGFLDTAGAAVRMDGGTRTLGVTPSDEDLEHLVAWLRAQGTPSVCTDALARTYPPGALFMERASGVLGVSISGNWDEYLLWFRPEIPATITWGGDPHKAVQVSDDGTARLTPRASFSSYVEAVRGVAQPWQAGDLDAALDLRGALLEVQGARLAALQDLNARLERANRELEGRNAELRRFAFVTAHDLQEPLRILTNFLELFSARYTDQLDGGADKLIGFAMGEAGRLRELIRDLYAYTEISAGGDEAVRDLALGDTLNAALRGLQAKVEATHAEVTHEPLPVVRGNPARLEQVLHHLLDNALKFSGPVPPRVHVRAERDGDMVRVQVRDEGLGIAPEYHAKIFEVFQRLNRLEAYSGNGVGLAIARRIVERHGGTLQVASQVGAGATFTFTVPAGSGA, from the coding sequence ATGACCGGCGGCGACGACTTCCTGACGCCCGCGCACCTGGGCGGCCCGCCGGTGGACACCGACAACTGCGCGCGCGAACCCATCCACATTCCGGGCGCGGTGCAGCCGCACGGCGCGCTGCTGGTCCTGCGCGCCGACGACGAGCGGGCCGTGCAGGTCAGCGCCAACAGCGAGGCGTTCGTGGGCGTGGCGCCGGACGCGCTGCTGGGACAGCACCTCGCGGACCTCGTGGGCGACCAGGGCGCCGCGGCGCTGCGCGCCGCGTTCGCGCAGGCCGGGCCGTCCGCGATGACGCTCACCTTCCGCAACGGGCGCACGTACGACGTGACGGCGCGGCGTGACGGCGAGTTGCTGCTCATGGAGCTCGAGCCGCCGGACGTGCGGGCCGGCACGCCCGCGCTGTACCACGCCATCCGCGACGCGCTGGGCGCGCTGGAGCACGCCCCGGACCTGCACGCGCTGCTGGACGTGGCGGCGCAGCGCGTGCGCGCCCTGACCGGCCTGGACCGCGTGATGATCTACCGCTTCGCGGCGGACGACAGCGGCGAGGTCGTCGCGGAGGCGCGCGCGCCGCACCTGCACGCGTTCCTGGGGCACCGTTTCCCCGAGTCGGACATTCCCCGGCAGGCGCGGGCGTTGTACGTGCAGCACCTGCTACGCTTCACGGCGGACGCGGGCGGCGGGCAGGTGCCGCTCGTGCCGGCCCTGAATCCGGTGACGAACGCGCCGCTGCAGATGGGCGCGCTCGTGCTGCGCGCCACGTCCCCGGTGCACCTGCAGTACCTGCGCAATATGGGCGTCATTGCGAGCATGTCGGTGTCGATCGTGCAGGACGGGCGCCTGTGGGGCCTGATCGCCTGCCATCACGGGGCGGCGCACGTCGTGCCGCAGGCGACGCGGGACGCGTGCGAGTTTCTGGGCCGCGTGCTGTCGCTGCAGATCACCGCGAAGCGCGACGCGGCCGTGAACGCGCGCCGCGCGGCGCTGGGCGCGCAGCACGCGCGCCTCGTGACGGCCGTGACCGGCACGCTCACGCCGCTGGACGCCCTGACGCGCGCGGACCTGAACCTGCCGGGCTTCCTGGATACGGCGGGCGCGGCTGTGCGCATGGACGGCGGCACGCGCACGCTGGGCGTCACGCCGTCCGACGAGGACCTGGAGCATCTGGTGGCGTGGTTGCGCGCGCAGGGCACACCGAGCGTCTGCACGGACGCCCTCGCGCGCACGTACCCGCCTGGCGCGCTGTTCATGGAGCGCGCGAGCGGCGTGCTGGGCGTGAGCATTTCCGGCAACTGGGACGAGTACCTGTTGTGGTTCCGCCCGGAGATCCCCGCGACGATCACGTGGGGCGGCGACCCGCACAAGGCCGTGCAGGTCAGTGATGACGGCACGGCGCGCCTCACGCCGCGCGCGTCGTTCTCGTCGTACGTGGAGGCGGTGCGCGGCGTCGCGCAGCCGTGGCAGGCCGGGGACCTGGACGCGGCGCTGGACCTGCGGGGCGCGCTGCTGGAGGTGCAGGGCGCGCGCCTCGCGGCGCTGCAGGACCTGAACGCGCGGCTGGAACGCGCCAACCGGGAGCTGGAGGGCCGCAACGCGGAGTTGCGGCGGTTCGCGTTCGTGACGGCGCATGACCTGCAGGAGCCGCTGCGGATCCTCACGAATTTCCTGGAGCTGTTCAGCGCGCGGTACACCGATCAGCTCGACGGGGGGGCCGACAAGCTGATCGGCTTCGCGATGGGCGAGGCGGGGCGTCTGCGCGAACTGATCCGCGACCTGTACGCGTACACGGAGATCAGCGCGGGCGGCGACGAGGCCGTGCGCGACCTGGCGCTGGGGGACACCCTGAACGCGGCCCTGCGGGGCCTCCAGGCGAAGGTCGAGGCCACGCACGCGGAAGTCACGCACGAGCCGCTGCCGGTGGTGCGCGGCAACCCGGCGCGGCTGGAGCAGGTGCTGCACCACCTGCTCGACAACGCCCTGAAGTTCAGCGGGCCGGTGCCGCCGCGCGTGCACGTGCGGGCGGAACGCGACGGCGACATGGTGCGCGTGCAGGTCCGCGACGAGGGCCTGGGCATCGCGCCTGAGTACCACGCGAAGATCTTCGAGGTGTTCCAGCGCCTGAACCGCCTGGAGGCGTACAGCGGGAACGGCGTGGGCCTCGCGATTGCGCGCCGCATCGTGGAGCGTCACGGCGGCACGCTGCAGGTGGCGTCTCAGGTTGGGGCGGGCGCGACGTTCACGTTCACGGTGCCGGCGGGGTCCGGAGCGTGA
- a CDS encoding response regulator: MSATLQVLLVEDNPADVFLTEVAVEEAGVAFTLQVARDGEEALDAVAQGLPDLILLDLNLPRKNGFEVLEAVKGHPEWRRIPVVVLTTSAAASDVRRAYDLHANAYTTKPPGLPEFIDFVQLLERYWGRATRRAGGG; the protein is encoded by the coding sequence GTGAGCGCCACGCTGCAGGTTCTGCTGGTCGAGGACAACCCGGCAGACGTGTTCCTGACGGAAGTGGCCGTGGAGGAGGCGGGCGTGGCGTTCACGCTGCAGGTCGCGCGGGACGGGGAGGAGGCGCTCGACGCGGTTGCGCAGGGCCTCCCGGACCTGATTCTGCTGGACCTGAACCTGCCGCGGAAGAACGGCTTTGAGGTGCTGGAGGCCGTGAAGGGCCACCCGGAGTGGCGGCGCATTCCGGTGGTGGTCCTGACGACGTCCGCGGCGGCGAGTGACGTGCGCCGCGCGTACGACCTGCACGCGAACGCGTACACCACCAAGCCGCCGGGACTGCCGGAGTTCATTGACTTCGTGCAGCTGCTGGAGCGGTACTGGGGGCGCGCGACGCGGCGCGCGGGCGGCGGCTGA
- a CDS encoding cysteine protease StiP family protein, with amino-acid sequence MNNVESTYAPGDVTVLIADRPAPEVTLHEKEARIAAGESYGHFLTPETPPSALQERTFEDALARNGTRVAGDVRRLADTLHAELGGTLTLVSLARAGTPVGAVLHRELTRRGADVTHATLSVIRGVGLDLPALARATAHRPAGSVVFVDGWTGKGSITQELQRSLAGHAVAPRLAVLSDPAGVATFTATHDDYLLPHAALNATVSGLLSRTYLHGDAHAATRLTHLAPFDRTRAYVDALDALVQTTPPGSPPGAAPHAPVQTALDLARAFGARDPHKVKPSIGEATRVFLRRRPAALVLRALTPDTAHLHALADAHGVPVHVAAHLPYAALALVHER; translated from the coding sequence TTGAACAACGTTGAGAGCACCTACGCGCCCGGCGACGTGACCGTCCTGATCGCCGACCGCCCTGCCCCGGAAGTCACCCTGCACGAAAAGGAGGCGCGCATCGCCGCTGGCGAGAGCTACGGGCACTTCCTGACGCCCGAAACGCCCCCCAGTGCCCTGCAGGAACGCACCTTCGAGGACGCCCTGGCCCGCAACGGCACGCGCGTCGCCGGGGACGTGCGCCGCCTCGCGGACACGCTGCACGCCGAGCTGGGCGGCACCCTCACCCTGGTGTCCCTCGCGCGCGCCGGCACGCCCGTCGGCGCGGTCCTGCACCGCGAACTCACGCGGCGCGGCGCGGACGTCACGCACGCCACCCTCAGCGTCATCCGCGGCGTCGGCCTCGACCTGCCCGCCCTCGCGCGCGCCACCGCCCATCGCCCCGCCGGGAGCGTCGTGTTCGTGGACGGCTGGACTGGCAAAGGCAGCATCACCCAGGAACTGCAGCGCAGCCTCGCCGGGCACGCCGTGGCCCCGCGCCTCGCGGTGCTCAGCGACCCGGCAGGCGTCGCCACGTTCACCGCCACGCACGACGACTACCTGCTGCCGCACGCCGCGCTGAACGCCACCGTCAGCGGCCTGCTGTCCCGCACGTACCTGCACGGCGACGCGCACGCCGCCACGCGCCTCACGCACCTCGCGCCGTTCGACCGCACGCGCGCGTACGTCGACGCCCTCGACGCCCTCGTGCAGACCACGCCGCCCGGCTCCCCGCCCGGCGCGGCCCCGCACGCGCCCGTGCAGACCGCGCTCGACCTCGCCCGCGCCTTCGGCGCGCGCGACCCGCACAAGGTCAAACCCAGCATCGGCGAGGCCACCCGCGTGTTCCTGCGCCGCCGCCCCGCCGCGCTCGTGCTGCGCGCCCTCACGCCCGATACCGCGCACCTGCACGCCCTCGCGGACGCGCACGGCGTGCCCGTGCATGTCGCCGCGCACCTGCCGTACGCCGCGCTCGCGCTCGTGCACGAACGCTGA